One Aerococcus urinaeequi DNA segment encodes these proteins:
- the gshAB gene encoding bifunctional glutamate--cysteine ligase GshA/glutathione synthetase GshB yields the protein MNWLQSFIQQAEIRHAFKEASVGIEREGHRITPEGQLALTPHPKKVDGSTSSFYIQRDFAESQLELVTPPVYSADHVMEWLQAIHEVTIESLTENERIWPYSMPPALPADDLIEVADLEDPVAVDYRDYLVEVYGKKLQMISGIHFNMQISPAFIQLVHEEAKKVDGNSQSLKDFQSDFYLRLSRNFLRYQWILVYLFGAAPIADDSFFRVPSDKFAHPVRSIRNSRLGYINKNDVTFTYDNLEDYVTQLEDNVTEGRLIAEKEFYSNVRLRGANKARSLLNKGIKYLEFRLLDIQPDAAYGIKASDIEFMKYFILYLVWSSKDANMADVHYGIDLKTKVAEEETFQKTQAMDEGLAILQDMQGMLEAIEADQSVIETTQLMVDRMKDPALTPAGQMMTTMKDVDGFLKAGRQFAEEVYESAWAKPYALGGFEDMELSTQILMFDAIQEGYQMDILDRDDQMLRLKYKTHKEIVKNANITSKDPYIGHYVMENKVVTKALLAEHGIHVPKSLEFNQFGEAMKVAALYQDKAFVIKPKSTNMGIGISIFKKGATADEFKAALDIAFKEDHTVLIEDFAFGTEYRFYVQEGEVLSIVNRVGANVIGDGQSTVEELVADKNKDPKRGRDHRSPLEIIQLGDIEVNTLKQQGFTPTDVVPEGQQVILRENSNISTGGDSIEVLADMHDSYKEIAVKMAAVLGVNITGLDLMIEDIHQPASADNYALIEANFNPMMMMHIYPAMGEGKRITKDLLSFLFPEKTKFTGGK from the coding sequence ATGAATTGGTTACAGTCATTCATTCAACAAGCAGAGATTCGCCACGCTTTCAAAGAGGCATCGGTAGGGATTGAACGAGAGGGTCACCGGATTACACCTGAGGGGCAGTTGGCTTTAACCCCGCACCCTAAAAAAGTGGATGGGTCAACGTCGTCATTTTATATTCAACGGGACTTTGCGGAGTCGCAATTAGAATTGGTGACACCGCCAGTTTATTCTGCGGACCATGTCATGGAATGGTTGCAAGCGATACATGAAGTGACGATTGAGTCATTAACAGAAAATGAACGGATCTGGCCATACTCAATGCCACCTGCCTTGCCGGCGGATGATTTGATTGAAGTGGCAGATTTAGAAGATCCGGTTGCTGTTGACTACCGGGATTATTTAGTAGAAGTATACGGTAAAAAATTGCAGATGATTTCTGGTATTCACTTCAATATGCAGATTTCACCTGCTTTCATTCAACTAGTCCATGAAGAAGCGAAAAAAGTAGACGGCAATAGCCAATCGCTAAAAGATTTCCAGTCTGATTTTTATCTACGTTTATCCCGTAATTTCTTGCGTTACCAGTGGATTTTAGTTTATTTATTTGGGGCGGCGCCAATTGCGGATGACAGCTTTTTCCGTGTGCCATCAGATAAATTTGCACACCCAGTGCGGTCAATTCGAAACTCACGTCTAGGATATATCAATAAGAATGATGTGACCTTTACTTATGACAATTTAGAGGACTATGTGACGCAATTAGAGGACAACGTGACTGAGGGGCGTTTAATCGCTGAGAAAGAATTTTATTCAAATGTTCGATTACGTGGTGCCAACAAAGCCCGGTCTTTACTGAATAAAGGCATTAAGTACCTAGAATTTAGACTGTTAGATATTCAACCGGATGCCGCTTACGGGATTAAAGCGTCAGATATTGAATTCATGAAATACTTCATCTTGTACTTAGTCTGGTCCAGTAAAGATGCCAATATGGCGGATGTCCATTACGGGATTGACTTGAAGACTAAGGTTGCTGAAGAGGAAACTTTCCAAAAAACGCAAGCTATGGACGAAGGGTTAGCCATTTTGCAAGACATGCAAGGCATGTTAGAGGCGATTGAAGCTGATCAATCGGTTATTGAAACGACACAATTGATGGTAGACCGGATGAAAGACCCAGCATTAACGCCAGCTGGCCAAATGATGACGACTATGAAAGATGTTGATGGATTCCTAAAAGCAGGTCGCCAATTCGCGGAAGAGGTCTACGAGTCAGCCTGGGCTAAACCTTATGCTTTAGGTGGCTTTGAAGATATGGAATTATCAACCCAGATTCTAATGTTTGATGCCATCCAAGAAGGCTACCAAATGGATATTTTGGACCGGGATGACCAGATGCTCCGTCTAAAATATAAAACCCACAAGGAAATCGTGAAGAATGCTAACATTACTAGCAAAGACCCTTATATTGGTCACTATGTTATGGAAAATAAGGTAGTCACTAAGGCCTTATTAGCTGAGCACGGCATTCATGTGCCAAAAAGTCTAGAATTTAATCAATTTGGTGAAGCGATGAAAGTGGCAGCTTTATACCAAGACAAAGCTTTTGTGATTAAACCAAAATCAACGAATATGGGAATTGGGATTTCAATCTTTAAGAAAGGCGCGACGGCTGACGAATTTAAGGCAGCTTTAGATATCGCCTTTAAAGAAGACCATACTGTTTTAATTGAAGACTTTGCCTTTGGCACTGAATACCGTTTTTACGTGCAAGAAGGGGAAGTCCTGTCTATTGTCAACCGTGTTGGGGCTAATGTGATTGGAGACGGTCAGTCAACAGTTGAAGAATTGGTCGCTGACAAGAATAAAGACCCTAAACGAGGACGGGACCACCGTTCGCCACTAGAAATCATCCAATTAGGGGATATCGAAGTGAATACCTTGAAACAACAAGGCTTTACACCAACGGATGTGGTGCCTGAAGGGCAACAAGTAATTTTACGAGAGAATTCAAACATTTCAACAGGTGGAGATTCTATTGAAGTCTTAGCCGATATGCACGATTCTTATAAGGAAATTGCTGTGAAGATGGCGGCTGTTTTAGGGGTGAATATTACCGGATTAGACCTAATGATTGAAGACATTCACCAACCAGCAAGTGCAGATAACTATGCATTAATTGAAGCCAATTTTAACCCAATGATGATGATGCATATTTACCCAGCAATGGGAGAGGGCAAACGGATCACTAAGGACCTGTTAAGCTTCCTATTCCCTGAGAAAACAAAATTTACGGGAGGAAAATAA
- a CDS encoding cysteine desulfurase family protein, which produces MKGIYLDYAATTPVDPEVIEVITNAMHDDFGNASSLYKIGRESKQKIEGVRRQIAKTLNADADDIIITSGGTESNDSAINQTVARLANKGKHLITTAAEHSSVYQTMRHLERQGFEVTYLDFDEEGHIDFEELKTSIRKETILVSIMAGNNEVGSLQDIQAIGDLLHEKDIFFHTDTVQTYLNIPLDVEKMHIDALSMSAHKIYGPKGIGFMYYRNAKADFAPYVRGGNQENKHRAGTEALPLILGMSKAIEKQYDNMEKHQDHLKALRQYFLEGARERGLNFQINGPAEAELAHVLNIYWPGHPSDQVLIKLDLRDAYLSAGSACTAGSLEPSRVLVSMYGADSPRIAESLRLSFGEPTEFSDIDQILDIFASIK; this is translated from the coding sequence ATGAAAGGCATTTATTTAGATTACGCCGCAACAACACCAGTTGACCCAGAAGTCATTGAAGTCATTACAAATGCCATGCATGATGATTTCGGTAATGCTTCAAGTTTGTATAAGATTGGGCGTGAATCTAAGCAGAAGATAGAAGGCGTCCGCAGACAAATTGCCAAGACCCTAAACGCTGATGCAGATGATATTATCATTACGTCTGGTGGGACCGAGTCCAATGATTCAGCTATTAACCAAACTGTTGCCAGACTTGCAAACAAAGGCAAGCATTTGATCACAACAGCTGCAGAACACTCTTCTGTCTACCAAACTATGCGTCACCTTGAAAGACAAGGTTTTGAAGTGACTTATCTAGACTTTGATGAAGAAGGTCATATTGACTTTGAAGAATTGAAAACAAGCATCCGAAAAGAGACAATTTTGGTATCCATTATGGCCGGCAATAATGAAGTAGGGTCTCTTCAAGACATCCAAGCCATTGGCGACCTCTTACATGAAAAGGATATTTTCTTCCATACAGATACTGTCCAAACATATTTGAATATTCCTTTAGACGTGGAAAAAATGCACATCGATGCCTTGTCTATGTCTGCCCATAAAATATACGGGCCAAAAGGGATAGGCTTTATGTATTACCGTAATGCTAAGGCGGATTTTGCCCCTTATGTACGCGGTGGTAACCAAGAAAACAAACATCGGGCAGGAACAGAAGCCTTACCTTTAATCTTGGGCATGTCTAAAGCCATCGAAAAGCAATATGACAATATGGAAAAGCACCAGGACCACTTAAAGGCCTTGCGTCAATATTTCTTGGAAGGCGCTCGGGAACGTGGCTTAAACTTCCAAATCAATGGTCCGGCTGAAGCAGAATTGGCCCATGTCTTAAATATCTATTGGCCGGGTCACCCATCTGATCAAGTTTTAATCAAGCTAGATTTAAGAGATGCTTACTTATCAGCAGGTTCAGCATGTACAGCAGGATCACTTGAACCATCACGCGTGCTTGTGTCTATGTACGGGGCGGATTCGCCGCGAATCGCAGAAAGTTTACGACTTTCTTTTGGGGAACCAACTGAATTTTCAGATATTGATCAAATTTTAGATATTTTTGCTTCAATTAAATAG
- the mnmA gene encoding tRNA 2-thiouridine(34) synthase MnmA yields MSGGVDSSVTALLLKQQGYDVIGIFMKNWDDTDENGFCTATEDYKDVAAVATQIGIPYYSINFEKEYWDKVFTYFLDEYKRDRTPNPDVMCNKEIKFKAFLDYALELGADYVATGHYAQVERDSKGKVHMLRGLDNNKDQTYFLNQLSQDQLQRVMFPLGHLEKPEVRRIAEEAGLATAKKKDSTGICFIGEKNFKEFLGNFLPAQPGKMIAEDGTVMGDHMGLMYYTIGQRKGLGIGGGGESDQPWFVVGKDQAKNVLYVGQGFHNDKLYADYLMASDLSFVDDEFTATSFDCTAKFRYRQKDTQVHVDINEDGTAKITFAEPVRAITPGQAVVFYDGPECLGGGTIDAAFKNSEVAELQYV; encoded by the coding sequence ATGAGTGGTGGCGTTGATTCCAGCGTAACAGCCTTATTACTGAAACAACAAGGGTATGATGTCATCGGTATCTTCATGAAGAACTGGGATGACACAGACGAAAATGGCTTCTGTACAGCAACGGAAGATTACAAAGACGTTGCCGCAGTAGCCACGCAAATCGGTATTCCTTATTACTCGATTAACTTTGAAAAGGAATATTGGGACAAGGTATTCACTTATTTCCTAGATGAATACAAACGTGACCGGACGCCCAACCCGGACGTAATGTGTAATAAGGAAATTAAATTTAAAGCTTTCCTAGACTATGCATTAGAACTTGGGGCTGACTATGTTGCAACTGGCCACTACGCGCAAGTTGAACGCGACTCTAAAGGCAAAGTGCACATGTTACGTGGTTTAGATAATAACAAGGATCAAACATACTTCCTTAACCAATTATCACAAGATCAATTACAACGTGTCATGTTCCCATTAGGCCATTTAGAAAAACCAGAAGTACGTCGAATTGCTGAAGAAGCAGGCTTAGCAACTGCTAAGAAAAAAGACTCAACTGGTATTTGCTTTATTGGTGAAAAGAACTTTAAAGAATTTCTAGGTAACTTTTTACCAGCGCAACCTGGTAAAATGATTGCTGAAGATGGGACTGTAATGGGTGACCACATGGGCTTGATGTACTATACAATCGGCCAACGTAAAGGGTTAGGCATCGGTGGCGGTGGCGAATCTGATCAACCATGGTTCGTTGTAGGGAAAGACCAAGCTAAAAACGTTTTATACGTTGGCCAAGGCTTCCACAACGATAAATTATATGCAGACTACTTAATGGCGAGTGACCTATCATTTGTCGATGACGAATTTACTGCAACTTCTTTTGATTGCACAGCGAAATTCCGTTACCGTCAAAAAGATACACAAGTCCATGTTGATATCAATGAAGATGGGACTGCGAAAATCACTTTTGCAGAACCAGTACGTGCAATCACCCCTGGACAAGCAGTTGTATTCTACGACGGTCCAGAATGTCTAGGTGGCGGTACAATTGATGCTGCTTTCAAAAATTCAGAAGTAGCAGAATTGCAATACGTTTAA
- a CDS encoding ATP-dependent RecD-like DNA helicase: MRQNQNQPTSEDYVIGEVKATFFFNESNFYRVMSVEIDETNTMYSEKEIVMTGNFPTIQDGTTYHFKGKLVDHAKYGVQFQVTSYEAQKITSKEGLIRFLSSEQFPGIGDTIASRIVDAFGDQTIDTILNDAEALKVVKGLSKKTRTMLHERMVEQRGNEQVFVKLAEMGFSSRLAGQIYGLYHNEAVEIIEENPYILIDDIRGFGFQKADQIALNIGFPLDSPVRVAGGVMFVLNLATFESGNTFVMEEPLIEKTQEVLMHGQSQFIEAKRIQDTISDMNETGKLILSEEGRVALPTLYFAEVGIAKMMGQMQQPQYQPQYPGVDLDEEIQKLEQDLGISYGQAQKKAIKEALTSKMFILTGGPGTGKTTVLNGIVQLYARLNNISLNVEEYDPGAFPISLAAPTGRAAKRMTEMIHLPASTIHRLLGLTGEEDDSEDGEESGVQLETDLLIIDEMSMVDTWLAYKLLSSVPSFMQVIFVGDKDQLASVGPGQVLADLLSSQTVKTRELDEIYRQKNQSTIVQLAHQIKQGIVPKDLMMNQRDRSFFKVQANQIADLVAIVAKRAVDKGYQKRDVQVLAPLYKGQAGINHINERLQAVLNPNDDGKRRELVYFEQTFRVGDKVLQLKNQAEKNVFNGDLGEIVAIFFAKETTNKVDQIVVQFDEVEVTYERNDFNEITLAYCTSIHKSQGSEFPIVIVPLVPQHHRMLKRNLLYTGITRAKQSLIMCGEPQAFQTAIQNVDASRQTQLKDFLMEAVDVDERMATAVAAEIEEKDATTSKNQAESRAETTSDDDLTENSSPETGDATEEHVDEKVATNSDSAVEDFYLTADIVLSHSIDPMIGMDGLKPEDF, from the coding sequence ATGCGACAAAATCAGAATCAACCAACAAGTGAAGATTATGTCATAGGTGAGGTAAAGGCGACCTTCTTTTTTAATGAAAGCAACTTTTATCGGGTAATGTCAGTTGAAATAGACGAAACCAATACCATGTATTCAGAAAAAGAAATCGTGATGACGGGAAACTTCCCAACTATCCAGGACGGGACGACCTATCATTTTAAAGGTAAATTGGTGGACCACGCTAAATATGGTGTTCAATTCCAAGTAACTTCTTATGAAGCGCAGAAAATCACCTCTAAAGAAGGGTTAATTCGATTTCTATCATCCGAACAATTTCCAGGAATTGGAGATACGATAGCCAGTCGTATTGTTGATGCTTTTGGCGACCAAACCATTGATACTATTTTAAATGATGCAGAAGCCTTAAAAGTGGTTAAAGGTTTGTCTAAAAAGACTAGAACTATGCTACATGAGCGGATGGTTGAACAAAGAGGGAATGAACAAGTTTTCGTTAAGCTAGCTGAGATGGGCTTTTCATCGCGGTTGGCTGGGCAAATTTATGGCCTCTACCATAACGAAGCGGTCGAAATTATTGAAGAAAATCCTTATATTTTGATCGACGATATCCGCGGTTTTGGTTTTCAAAAAGCAGACCAAATCGCTTTAAATATTGGTTTCCCCTTGGATTCACCAGTCCGGGTTGCTGGGGGTGTCATGTTTGTCCTAAACTTAGCCACTTTTGAATCAGGGAATACTTTTGTGATGGAGGAGCCACTGATTGAGAAAACCCAAGAAGTCTTGATGCACGGGCAGTCACAATTTATTGAAGCCAAACGCATTCAAGATACCATTTCAGATATGAACGAAACAGGTAAGTTGATCTTATCTGAAGAAGGGCGAGTTGCCTTGCCAACTTTATACTTTGCTGAAGTGGGTATTGCCAAGATGATGGGGCAAATGCAGCAACCTCAGTATCAACCCCAATATCCGGGTGTTGATTTAGACGAAGAAATCCAAAAACTAGAACAAGACTTAGGTATTTCCTACGGACAGGCTCAAAAGAAAGCCATTAAAGAGGCGTTAACTTCCAAAATGTTTATCTTAACTGGGGGACCAGGGACAGGTAAGACAACGGTATTAAACGGCATCGTCCAATTGTATGCTCGTTTAAATAATATTTCCTTAAATGTAGAAGAATATGACCCAGGTGCCTTTCCAATTTCTTTAGCCGCCCCAACAGGACGAGCCGCTAAACGAATGACTGAAATGATCCATCTGCCAGCATCAACTATTCATCGTTTACTTGGTTTAACAGGTGAAGAGGATGACAGCGAAGACGGCGAAGAGTCAGGCGTGCAGCTAGAAACTGACTTATTGATTATTGACGAAATGTCCATGGTGGATACATGGCTTGCCTATAAATTACTTTCAAGTGTCCCTTCATTTATGCAAGTCATTTTTGTGGGGGATAAAGACCAGTTAGCTTCTGTAGGACCCGGACAAGTATTAGCTGACTTATTATCTTCACAGACAGTTAAAACGCGTGAGTTGGATGAAATCTACCGTCAGAAAAACCAGTCGACCATTGTCCAATTGGCTCATCAGATTAAACAAGGTATTGTGCCTAAAGATTTGATGATGAACCAACGAGATCGGTCCTTTTTCAAGGTGCAAGCTAATCAAATTGCAGACTTAGTAGCTATTGTGGCTAAGCGGGCTGTTGACAAGGGCTACCAAAAACGAGACGTTCAAGTCTTGGCGCCGCTCTATAAAGGACAGGCCGGGATCAATCATATCAATGAGCGTTTGCAGGCTGTTTTAAACCCCAACGACGACGGTAAAAGACGGGAGTTAGTCTATTTTGAACAAACCTTTAGGGTTGGGGATAAGGTCTTGCAGCTGAAAAACCAAGCCGAGAAGAACGTTTTCAATGGAGACTTAGGTGAGATAGTAGCAATCTTTTTTGCCAAGGAGACGACCAACAAGGTGGACCAGATTGTGGTCCAATTCGACGAGGTTGAAGTGACTTATGAACGTAATGACTTCAATGAAATTACCTTAGCTTACTGTACGTCAATTCATAAGTCGCAGGGGTCGGAATTTCCAATTGTGATAGTGCCTTTAGTTCCGCAACACCACCGGATGCTGAAGCGAAATTTATTATATACGGGGATCACGCGGGCCAAGCAGTCCTTGATTATGTGCGGTGAACCCCAGGCCTTTCAAACGGCCATTCAAAATGTGGATGCTAGTCGGCAAACCCAACTAAAGGACTTTCTGATGGAAGCTGTGGATGTTGATGAACGGATGGCAACGGCTGTTGCAGCAGAAATAGAAGAAAAAGATGCGACAACATCAAAAAATCAAGCTGAAAGTCGGGCAGAAACGACATCAGATGATGATTTAACGGAAAATTCCAGTCCAGAAACTGGGGACGCCACTGAAGAGCATGTAGATGAGAAAGTGGCAACTAACAGTGATTCAGCAGTTGAAGATTTTTATCTGACAGCTGATATAGTCCTGAGTCATTCAATTGACCCTATGATAGGGATGGATGGATTGAAGCCGGAAGATTTTTAA